The genome window acatttattttaaaacatctaaaaaaTCTCatcgaaaaaaaaagaacaagattacttttttttagaagaaaaaaaatacttaaatacattctattTAATTccatttatttctattttttatgatatactcattttattttttaaaattatactcATATTggcaaattatatttttaccaaatgAGTAATGTcacatccataacattttaATAACTGTGTTAtagttcaaaaaaataaaacaactattttataataaattttatgtggcAAATTATCATTTgtaggttaaaaaaataatgtaacttAGTGTACCagattaaaacaaataatacctttgtaatttaaaatttgttgtagacTAGTACGATAATATCCAATAATACACACGAACGAAACACGCAAAATCCAACTCACCTTCATGATCTCACAGCAGATGAGGTGGCACCCGCTCAGTGGTTCAACACACCGTCATCGTGACCAGCATAGTTACATTAGCAAGAGCCACCGAAGTTGAAAGAAAGAGGCTTCCACTTTTATCCATCCACCTTTATCGTCTCtcctctctgtctctcactctctctctatatttCTTGGAGCCCTAGATTTTCTCTTCTCTAGTCCTTCTCTTCCGATATTTTCTctaaacacaaccaaaaaaaaaaaaaaaaaaaatggtgagtcCTTCGTCTACTCCTCACTCTCATGCTCTCTTTCTctgctaattttatttttcttttggatctgtaaatttgtaaatttatacgTTGATTTGTGTGGAATCTCTatggattttctttaaatttgacTAGGGTTTTTGCTAGGTTACTGATCTGCTTGATTCTGATTTGAGATCGTTTTtctattttgagattttttgcGTCAAACCGTTTGGTCTTCGCTGCTCATTTCAGCTGATCTGTTGAGTTACTTATGCTTTGAGTCCCGTTTGATctgtatgtatatgtgtgtttcTGTTTGGGTGTGTATATACAATACGTGTTTCATATTGTTTAAtagctaatttttttaatgtcgGTTGTGTATTCTGTGACTGGGTTTTGTGCTTCTTTGTTTTGCTTAATGAATTGCTTTGGTATGTGAAATTTTCTGATAGTTGATTTAAAGTTTTGAGAATTTCTGATTTGTTCGCTTAATTGTGGTTTAGTAAATAATTTGTTGTGCtggaaaaaaattagaatttgagagagaaagcTAAATAAGAATTCTGTGATTTTCTAACTGATCTTAAATAATGAATAAACTCTGTATATACTATAGTTAGTAACAGAGTAAAGAAAGTgaaactaactaactaactggACCTATAGACTATAGGCTACTTACGTGTGTCAAGAAATAACAGGTAAATTACAACCAAACTAGATGTAGTATAGTCTCACTGGACTGCATGTGTTGATGCTCTCGTTATCAATTCTGTCCTCCATCTGAACACAATTCACTTGATTGCTTCTTTGATACTTCCCCTCAAGATGAGCATGGATATTCTTGATGCTCATCTTGGAGAGTAGATTATGAAGTTGTTGTCCACATTGTTTAGTAAAGGGATCCACAAGTTGATGTTTGCTTGAAACATGAAATGTCTTTCTATCCCGTCTTGAATCCTAGTTCTATATGCTAGTTCTATATGTTTAGTTCTTTCATGATAGAGTGGATTGGCTCTATATATAGTCTTATCATAATTAAAAAGTGTTGTGTGTTGAAGTAAAAAGTCCTTTAATAAGGCAATCAACCATACAATTTCACTCACAACGGTAGCCATGGTTCTATATTCAAATTCTGCAAAAGATCATGATGCAGTATattgtttctttgatttccaTGAGATCAAATAATCTCCTAGGAAGACACAAATATCTGTTATAAATCTTCTAGTGTCTGGGAAACTTGCCCAATCTGAATCACAATAAGACTTCAAATGCAGAGTTGACGGCTGAGAAGAACAGCCCTTGACCGGAAGTTGGTTTCAAATATTTCAAGATCATGTGTGCATCTTGTAGATGAGGGAGTCTTGGCTTTCCCATAAACTGTCTGAGTCGATTAGCACTTAAACTAATATCTAGTTTGGTTAGAGTCAAATATAGAAGTTTTCCAATCGATCTTCTATGTTGATAAGGGTCTGATAGTTCATCTCCTTCATGGTTTGAAACTTTGAGATGCTCTCTCATTGGTGATTTTTACATCCTAAATATATCAGCCAAGAGTTCTAATGTATACCTCCTTTGACACACTGCAATTCCATTAGAAGGTCTTGCTACTTCTAACAAGTATTTGAGTGGTCCAATATCTTTGAGCTTGAATTTATCATGCAGCAAATGTTTGAATTCTGTATAACCTTCCAGCTCGTTGCTAGTTATGAGTATATCTTCTACATAGACTAGAACAACTATGATTGATGAGCCTTGAAGTAAACACTGTAGTCAGCTTTGGGCTGTATGAGTCAGCGGGAAATATTTTGGAGAATTTTTGTTTGCTCGGTTGATATGACAAATGCCATGAATGACAGTAGGTGAAGAAAGAAACAAGGACCTTGTGTTAttgtttatataattatatagttATTTGGTCATCATGGGATTTTCAATTGCAGTTgtttaacttattttggatgAAACTTGTTTTATGCTCCTAAAGAATTGATATGTTGCAAGGTTCTTAATCATTAAGTGATATTatttcttccaattttttttttattcattagaAAAAAATCTCTGAACATGCACCTTATATGTGTGAGGATGGTGTGTATATCTGTGTGTGGGTGTGGGCATgggtgtgtatgtgtgttaaGTATGGAAATTTCGATTTTAAATAGTCGGTATTTGATACTTGTAAGTATTTATGCAACATGGCAGGCAAATGCAGCATCTGGGATGGCTGTACACGATGATTGCAAGCTAAAGTTTTTAGAACTAAAGGCAAAAAGAACTTACCGCTTCATTGTTTACAAGATTGAGGAGAAGCAGAAGCAGGTTATTGTTGAGAAGCTTGGTGAGCCAACTGATAGTTATGAGGATTTCTCTGCAAGCCTCCCTGCCAATGAGTGCCGTTATGCTGtgtatgattttgattttatgaCAGAGGAGAATGTCCCAAGGAGCAGGATTGTTTTCATCGCCTGGTATTCTTTAGTGTTTCTGAGTTTACCATGTTCTTGTTCTGTTCTCCTGTATTATTGTTTGTTATGGTTTGTGCTTTCACTGATCTATTGTATTATGTATGAAGGTCCCCTGATATTTCAAAGGTGAGAAGCAAGATGATTTATGCAAGCTCTAAGGATAGGTTTAAGAGAGAGTTGGATGGTATTCAGGTGGAGTTGCAAGCTACTGATCCTACTGAGATGGGCATTGATGTTATTAAAAGCCGCACTATGTGAGCTATGCAATGGAGATCTTTCCAACTATCTGGTTCAATGTTTATAGTCATGGAACTTAGAACTTGCTTTAATCTATGATAATGGCTTGGtgttttttacatttaaaacttCATGAATTGTTATCTGTGGCTTTATTGAGTTATATTATTTAGTGTGAAATTATACACACTGCTTATATGCTGGATTATGGGGGTACATATCAATTTCAGTTTGCTTGTTTGAATCCCTTATTGTATTGTAGATCAGGCTATTCTTTTGCCTTCCTCAATGCTGAATCAGATTCTGTGgctactttttgttaaaattgaatttcgtaacttttatttttggatcatttttgtgtgaaattgaatgagtttttttaaGTGCTTGACGATAGGCTGAAGAACTGGGATTGGCATGCAGTCCTTGGTTTATTGTTTAACTTTTTACCCTTTTTTGGTACCAATACTAAATCTATGGGTACAACTCTTCTtcaccagaaaaaaaaataaataaataaagctcaagaactatttttggaaaatgttcCATAGTCCCACTAATCAATCAAAGAGCATAGAGGTAGACAAAGTAAACTTTCCATATTAATTTTGCTGCACACCGTTTTTAAAGAGCATGTTGAGAGTTCAAAGCCACTCCGAATTAGATTGTAAACGAAGTCAACTAGTCATGCGAATGAAGATTCATAATCAAAAGTGACATAACAGCTCTTTCAGCCAATATGAGTCTACTGTGTTCTCTAGACGCTAGAATATGTGCTTCTCTCTCACCATTAAAGTGCTACAACTACATCCTCCAAGAAAGCAagctgtctctctctctccctctccctctcgtCACTCAACATCAGCAATGGCATTGAATTGACCTCAGAAATCTCAAAGTTAACTTTAACCAGTTTGTTTGTATTATTTTTCCTGAgcaattgcaaaaaatatacTACTTAATGGTACAAGCAactaagaaggaaaaaaaaaaacaaaaaataagtcaTAGATTATACTAAAATTCTGCTAtgtttcaagaaaaataaaataaaatgtgacTATGAGTTTGGATTCAACTATGTTATATCAAGATCAATATATACGGCATTTGGAGCTTTGATCGTCTTCTTTAGCCTTTTGGCAATTCAGTTGCTCATGCAACTACAAAACTCTCTTTTAGTTCTGTTGAGTCTTTCTGTTTTAATATGGACAATTTACTAAGAGATTTAGCTTTTATTTGTAAGGTAGATTGTCCATCTATTCCACTTTTTTGAATGGAAattatagatttaaaaaaaaaatatatatatatatatatatatatatgttatattaaccattccttttgttattattgttcaATGTGAGACTTCACTCACATGTGTATACTCAGATGCTTAGGTGTGGCATGGTCTTTTTTGAAGCCTTAAATCTTAACCTATATATCTATCACAATGTAAAactaaaaatgacaaaatcttCTAGTGAATTTATTCACATCAGGAACCAGCTCAAATGGCTAAGATCACTCTTCATAATCACATTAATCCTAGTAATGATTTACATCTACATCAGCAATACATTGAAATGAAACCAGAAACTTTAacattaacaagttttaaaagaTATACTAATAGTTGTTACAAGCAACTAAGaagggaaaaaatagaaaacgaAAAATAAGTCATAGATTAGCCTAAAATAGTACTATGTTTCAAGCTCCtcatgttaaaaataaataaataaactcagcTTCTATTAACAAGCTATTTGACAATTAGCTAACGAGTCTATAGTCACAGTAGCGGAATTGCAAAAGAAAACTAGTAAATCAAGAGCGGATTAA of Quercus lobata isolate SW786 chromosome 8, ValleyOak3.0 Primary Assembly, whole genome shotgun sequence contains these proteins:
- the LOC115955211 gene encoding actin-depolymerizing factor 2-like isoform X1, encoding MANAASGMAVHDDCKLKFLELKAKRTYRFIVYKIEEKQKQVIVEKLGEPTDSYEDFSASLPANECRYAVYDFDFMTEENVPRSRIVFIAWSPDISKVRSKMIYASSKDRFKRELDGIQVELQATDPTEMGIDVIKSRTM
- the LOC115955211 gene encoding actin-depolymerizing factor 2-like isoform X2, with protein sequence MAVHDDCKLKFLELKAKRTYRFIVYKIEEKQKQVIVEKLGEPTDSYEDFSASLPANECRYAVYDFDFMTEENVPRSRIVFIAWSPDISKVRSKMIYASSKDRFKRELDGIQVELQATDPTEMGIDVIKSRTM